From Parasphaerochaeta coccoides DSM 17374, a single genomic window includes:
- a CDS encoding Rnf-Nqr domain containing protein: protein MSYIGILITYILVSNLVLVHGLGIGTLAAPCPTRTKTSVAALIAVSTVLSGILGWIVRTVILLPLKADYLSVLVSVMIVAGIGMAVLAVVRAYAPEFHEDVKAFAPHVLTDGIVMGLLLIIAMEGYGFGQALFASAGTGLGFLLVAVLLGNIHERLLLHPVRKSFSGLPILFVSLGLMALVFSAVDSTLLTNLNLM from the coding sequence ATGAGTTACATTGGCATACTTATTACCTATATCCTTGTCAGCAATCTTGTCCTTGTCCACGGGCTAGGAATTGGGACGCTTGCGGCTCCTTGCCCCACACGCACAAAGACTTCCGTGGCTGCTTTGATAGCAGTTTCAACTGTCCTTTCCGGCATCTTGGGCTGGATAGTCAGAACTGTCATTCTGCTTCCTTTGAAAGCGGATTACTTGTCCGTGCTGGTCTCTGTCATGATTGTGGCAGGCATCGGCATGGCGGTGTTGGCTGTTGTCAGGGCATATGCGCCGGAATTTCATGAAGACGTCAAGGCGTTTGCTCCCCATGTCCTGACTGATGGCATAGTCATGGGACTGCTCCTGATTATTGCTATGGAAGGTTATGGTTTTGGTCAGGCTCTCTTTGCGTCGGCAGGGACAGGACTGGGCTTTCTTTTGGTTGCCGTTCTCCTGGGGAATATCCATGAACGCCTGCTTCTTCATCCTGTAAGGAAATCTTTTTCCGGTCTTCCCATCTTGTTCGTTTCGTTGGGACTGATGGCTTTGGTATTTTCTGCGGTTGATTCCACGCTTCTCACGAATCTAAATCTCATGTAA